A genome region from Rattus norvegicus strain BN/NHsdMcwi chromosome 17, GRCr8, whole genome shotgun sequence includes the following:
- the Prl8a4 gene encoding prolactin-8A4 precursor (The RefSeq protein has 1 substitution compared to this genomic sequence), with product MMKLALSQPPFSGTLLMLVVSILLLWEKAASIPACMVEEGDCWDPLQETFNSAIQRAETLCNLADQLYVEFYQNQFSSRQFADLNSKLIKRDETVLKAGIYCHSTLAKPQTRGGNFEIEEHLKMLINFVGSWISPLFHLVIELSAMEGVPETILCKVKDLEENNRQLLDDLRWILTKVSPTAEIREEFPSWEHLSFLKSSNKNNKFLAMFNLSNCLDNDTKFTLHHLRIFKCLITGKDC from the exons ATGATGAAGCTGGCATTGAGTCAACCTCCCTTCT CTGGAACACTCCTGATGCTGGTGGTGTCAATCTTGCTCCTGTGGGAGAAAGCTGCATCAATTCCTGCATGTATGGTGGAAGAGGGTGACTGCTGGGACCCTCTCCAGGAAACATTTAACAGTGCTATCCAGAGAGCTGAAACCCTCTGTAATCTTGCTGACCAGTTATATGTAGAATTT TACCAGAATCAATTCTCATCTAGACAGTTTGCAGATCTT AATTCAAAACTGATTAAGAGGGACGAGACTGTTCTCAAAGCTGGAATTTACTGCCATTCAACTCTTGCAAAACCCCAAACTAGGGGAGGAAATTTTGAA ATCGAAGAGCACTTAAAAATGTTGATCAATTTTGTGGGTTCATGGATCAGCCCTCTTTTCCATCTGGTAATTGAACTGAGTGCCATGGAAGGTGTCCCTGAAACTATCCTCTGTAAAGTCAAGGATCTGGAAGAGAACAACAGACAACTTTTGGATGACCTTAGGTGGATACTCACCAAG GTCTCCCCTACAGCAGAGATAAAGGAAGAATTTCCCAGCTGGGAACATCTTTCATTCTTAAAATcaagtaacaaaaataataaatttttggCAATGTTTAACCTTTCCAACTGTCTAGACAATGATACAAAGTTCACTCTACATCATCTCAGAATATTTAAATGTCTCATAACTGGAAAAGATTGCTAA